A segment of the Pantoea trifolii genome:
GCAGAACGTCTATGATACTGAGTTTTAGGCTATTGGGATACGCCAGCAAATGCATGAAAATTGACCTAGCCCGTAAGCAAGACTATAGTAATGCTTACGGGTTAAAAAGAGGCAAGGAAGCGACCATGGGGGATTTATCTTACGCCAGAATTTCAGGAAGAGCGTTTAAGAGCACGCATCAGCGATAAAATTTTGTGCAAGGCAGCGATGTCCATTTTCGCGGGACTTCATGGTGATTGCCTGGGCCGATTTACTTATAAGAAGCGAGTCGGTTTACCAGGCGTCGGTGCTTCTGATGGTGCGCGCTGCATAGTATTTTTCAATGATGGGAAAAATCTTTACTTCTTTGATATGTATTTAAAAAGCCAGCTTTCGAAGAAGAAAGATAAAGAGTTAGAAGACGATGAAATTGATGCATATTGCAGCATCGCGCGAGATTTTATTGCTATGCCAGACGAGCTAATCGAGGCGTTAATTAAAGCAAAAGAGTTAATTGAGGTAACCTGTAATGACTGGACGTTTAAAAAAAATTCAGAGCATGGCGCAACGCTATAACCAGCTTGGCGCAGTGCAAGATGAAACAGTTGCCGAAATTAATGCTGCCATAGAAGCACGTAACATTCCTCCAGTGCGTACGATGAGTGGCATAGAAATTAAAGCGGTGCGACTGCGCTGGAATATGTCGCAAGCTGCCCTGGCGTTAACCACCGGAATGTCTGTGGAAAGCGTATCCAAATGGGAGCGCAACGAAAGCAAGCCAAATAAAGCGGCATTACGCATTCTCAACACGATTGAAGATAAAGGGCCGGCCGTCTTTATCCTCTAAACAATAAAAGCCCCATTGGGGCTTTTATGCATATACCCGACTCAGCGCTCATCAAACGGCACGCCGCCTTTCGACTTATGATGTTTTGGCGTTTCGATAATGGAAACTGTCACCGAATTAGCGTCGATCTCAAACGAATCGGCCACCGCTGCGGTGACGGCTCTCAACAACTTTTTCTTCTGCTCAACCGTGCGACCTTCCGCTGCATACACAACAATTTCTGGCATCTTTGCTGCTCCTGAAAGTAAACGTAAGTTTTCAGCATACCGCAGCCAACGCCCTGCGTGCAGCGTCAATCACCTATGTTTGCCGGCAATCTGTGTTGAAATGTGTATTGTTATGTTATAACGTAATTAACCCTTTTAATATGTAGCGGATTCAGTCGGAAATCATAATGAAATCAATGAAAAATTTGCTTATCGCTTCGGCGTTAGGCCTGGCTTCTTACGCCTCAATGGCGGCTGAACATCAGGATAAACCGGTGCGCATTGCGGCACCGTTTGAAATTAAAGGCACCGATCCGGCGCTCTCCGGCGACATTTTGTTGCGTATGGATGTGGTGGAAACGCTGGTGGAAGTG
Coding sequences within it:
- a CDS encoding helix-turn-helix domain-containing protein, which encodes MTGRLKKIQSMAQRYNQLGAVQDETVAEINAAIEARNIPPVRTMSGIEIKAVRLRWNMSQAALALTTGMSVESVSKWERNESKPNKAALRILNTIEDKGPAVFIL
- a CDS encoding type II toxin-antitoxin system RelE/ParE family toxin; translated protein: MYLTPEFQEERLRARISDKILCKAAMSIFAGLHGDCLGRFTYKKRVGLPGVGASDGARCIVFFNDGKNLYFFDMYLKSQLSKKKDKELEDDEIDAYCSIARDFIAMPDELIEALIKAKELIEVTCNDWTFKKNSEHGATL
- a CDS encoding tautomerase family protein — protein: MPEIVVYAAEGRTVEQKKKLLRAVTAAVADSFEIDANSVTVSIIETPKHHKSKGGVPFDER